Proteins found in one Neurospora crassa OR74A linkage group II, whole genome shotgun sequence genomic segment:
- a CDS encoding hydrolase, which produces MAPPKIRIATASPSTQSTTPETLSQIAHLARRAASNHVDILLLPEAYIGGYPRGTNFGCVMGSRSAEGRDEYLRYFQAAVDLGDIVGEGGAGGLEKWVRRELAGDEIQGRAQEGDKGDKVKNKRGDGTREELERIARETGVFLVTGCIEKAGGSLYCSAVYVCPKMGMIGKRRKVMPTAIERLVWAQGSPATLRAVSTVIRGVRINLAAAICWENYMPMLRQSLYSQNINLYLAPTADGRDTWLPLMRTVAIEGRCFVVSSNMCVRKDGDKQQAKTNGDPALAQQQQEQQQQTGMSAVADPSPYSRSDSHSRPKHIRRQSIFDEDGNEIVLPCCNEQGVVEVEAEAEVDDEAVSTTTAKTSLSSAATPAASAPAPALASKPDNNGKTFKSPIIDRSTGAKTEEEFVSRGGSAIVSPFGDVLAGPQWEDDEGIIWADVDFEDCIRGRLDLDTAGSYSRNDSFKLTVEGLDLSPLPYQ; this is translated from the exons ATGGCGCCTCCCAAAATCCGCATCGCTACagcctccccctccacccaATCCACCACCCCCGAAACCCTCTCGCAAATTGCCCACCTCGCCCGCCGCGCCGCCTCCAACCATGTTGACATTCTCCTCCTGCCCGAGGCCTACATTGGCGGCTACCCGCGCGGCACCAACTTTGGGTGCGTGATGGGCTCGCGGTCGGCCGAGGGGAGGGACGAGTACCTCCGGTACTTCCAGGCCGCGGTAGATTTGGGGGATATCGTTGGGGAAGGGGGTGCCGGGGGGCTGGAGAAGTGGGTGCGGAGGGAGTTAGCTGGTGACGAGATTCAGGGAAGGGCGCAGGAGGGGGACAAGGGGGACAAGGTGAAGAACAAGAGGGGGGATGGGACCAGGGAGGAGTTGGAACGTATCGCGAGGGAGACGGGGGTGTTCTTGGTGACGGGGTGTATCGAGAAGGCGGGCGGGAGTCTCTATTGTAGTGCGGTCTATGTGTGTCCGAAGATGGGCATGAttgggaagaggagaaaggttATGCCT ACCGCTATCGAACGACTAGTTTGGGCCCAAGGTTCTCCCGCCACCCTTCGCGCCGTCAGCACCGTCATTCGCGGCGTTCGCATcaacctcgccgccgccatctgCTGGGAGAACTACATGCCCATGCTCCGCCAATCGCTCTACTCGCAGAATATCAACCTTTATCTTGCCCCGACCGCCGATGGCCGTGACACATGGCTACCCCTGATGAGGACCGTTGCCATTGAAGGACGCTGCTTCGTTGTCAGTTCCAACATGTGTGTGCGCAAAGATGGAGACAAGCAACAAGCCAAGACCAACGGTGACCCCGCTCTcgcccagcagcagcaggagcaacagcagcaaacCGGCATGAGCGCCGTCGCCGACCCCTCGCCATATTCTCGCAGCGACAGTCACAGCCGTCCCAAGCATATCCGCAGACAGTCCATCTTCGACGAAGACGGCAACGAGATCGTCCTGCCCTGCTGCAACGAGCAAGGTGTTGTCGAAGTCGAGGCGGAAGCCGAAGTTGACGACGAGGCCGTGTCCACCACGACAGCCAAGACTTCCTTGTCTTCTGCTGCTACTCCAGCAGCATCGGCTCCAGCTCCGGCTCTGGCATCCAAGCCGGACAACAATGGGAAAACGTTCAAGTCCCCTATTATTGATAGGTCCACTGGTGCcaagacggaggaagagTTTGTGTCTCGTGGTGGCTCGGCGATTGTCTCGCCGTTTGGAGACGTGCTTGCTGGTCCGCAgtgggaggatgatgaggggaTTATATGGGCAGATGTTGACTTTGAGGATTGTATCCGCGGACGGCTGGATTTGGATACTGCGGGGAGTTATTCGAG GAACGATTCCTTCAAACTTACGGTCGAAGGCCTTGACTTGTCGCCTTTGCCATACCAATGA